The Bacteroidetes bacterium SB0662_bin_6 genome includes a region encoding these proteins:
- a CDS encoding Fic family protein yields MAITRPIKNRIQDLKRAYDTLRQGKESLLAMIDEVEIPETVYNSNAIENSTLTLEETERILLEQMLSRNVSVREIFEAKNLARVMEYKRAKAGNSELNKDLILRLHRMLIGGIDDNIAGRFRHPGEYVRVGMHIAPAPERVERMMDDLLVEYSSDLGSYFLDKIARFHLDFETIHPFCDGNGRLGRVLINFQLIQLGLPGLILRNADKERYYQAFREYGNRQATKAMENMLAAALTESLHKRLSYLRGEVIIRLSDYIRRHGLSAPAITNAARRQTIPAFREKGVWKIGTEFVYGI; encoded by the coding sequence ATGGCGATCACCCGACCCATAAAAAACCGTATCCAGGACTTGAAGCGGGCGTACGATACGTTGCGCCAAGGCAAAGAATCGCTGCTGGCCATGATCGACGAAGTGGAGATTCCCGAAACCGTGTACAACTCGAACGCGATCGAGAATTCAACCCTTACGCTCGAGGAAACGGAGCGAATCCTCTTGGAGCAGATGCTGTCCCGCAACGTGTCTGTACGGGAAATCTTCGAGGCGAAAAACCTGGCCAGGGTCATGGAATACAAACGCGCCAAAGCCGGGAACAGCGAGTTGAACAAAGACCTGATACTCCGTTTGCATCGAATGCTCATCGGCGGCATCGACGACAACATCGCCGGACGTTTTCGTCACCCGGGGGAATACGTGCGGGTGGGGATGCACATTGCGCCCGCGCCCGAACGCGTGGAGCGCATGATGGACGATCTGCTTGTCGAATATTCCAGCGATCTCGGCTCCTACTTCCTTGACAAGATTGCCCGGTTTCATCTCGATTTCGAGACCATTCATCCTTTTTGCGACGGCAACGGCCGCCTGGGGCGCGTACTCATAAATTTTCAACTCATCCAGCTGGGCCTGCCGGGCCTTATTCTTCGCAATGCGGATAAGGAACGGTACTACCAGGCGTTCAGGGAATACGGAAATCGCCAGGCGACCAAGGCGATGGAAAATATGCTGGCGGCGGCGCTCACAGAGTCCCTGCACAAAAGGCTGAGCTATTTGCGGGGAGAGGTCATTATCCGGCTGTCGGATTACATCAGGCGGCATGGGCTTTCAGCGCCTGCGATCACCAACGCCGCCCGTCGCCAGACCATTCCCGCGTTTCGCGAGAAGGGCGTGTGGAAGATCGGAACGGAATTCGTTTACGGGATCTGA
- a CDS encoding sulfurtransferase, with product MSEYAHPEVLVSTDWVQNHIDDARVRIVEVDVNTASYDEGHIPGAVGWAWDTQLCDTVRRDIVPKAGFEQLMADSGISNDTTVVLYGDSNNWFAAWAFWQMKIYGHADVRLMNGGRSKWLAEERILSTDPPNPAKSRYTASDPDNSIRAFLPQVSATLEGQSAELVDVRSPAEFSGELLAPEGLPETCQRGGHIPGAGNIPWSKACAEDGTFKSADELREIYAREGITGAKPIITYCRIGERSSHSWFALKYLLGYNEVINYDGSWTEWGNLVGAPVEKG from the coding sequence ATGTCCGAATACGCTCACCCCGAAGTGCTGGTCAGTACCGATTGGGTACAGAACCATATCGATGACGCCCGCGTGCGCATCGTTGAAGTAGACGTAAATACCGCCTCCTATGACGAAGGACACATCCCGGGCGCCGTTGGTTGGGCGTGGGATACCCAACTCTGCGATACGGTTCGGCGCGATATCGTCCCGAAAGCCGGGTTTGAGCAGCTCATGGCCGACAGCGGCATCTCCAACGATACCACTGTCGTGCTGTACGGAGACAGCAACAACTGGTTTGCCGCATGGGCCTTCTGGCAAATGAAGATTTACGGACACGCGGATGTACGGCTGATGAATGGCGGGCGCAGCAAATGGCTGGCCGAAGAGCGCATCCTGTCCACCGATCCCCCGAATCCGGCCAAATCCCGTTACACGGCCTCGGATCCGGATAATTCGATCCGGGCGTTTTTGCCCCAGGTCAGCGCAACGCTCGAGGGGCAATCCGCTGAACTGGTGGATGTTCGGAGTCCGGCCGAATTCAGCGGCGAACTGCTCGCCCCGGAGGGTCTCCCCGAAACCTGCCAGCGCGGAGGACATATCCCCGGCGCCGGCAATATCCCCTGGAGCAAGGCGTGCGCCGAGGACGGGACCTTCAAATCCGCCGACGAACTTCGGGAAATCTACGCCAGAGAGGGCATCACAGGCGCCAAACCGATCATCACCTATTGCCGAATCGGCGAACGGTCCAGCCATTCGTGGTTTGCATTGAAATACCTGCTCGGGTATAACGAGGTCATCAACTACGACGGCTCCTGGACCGAGTGGGGAAATCTGGTGGGCGCGCCTGTGGAGAAGGGGTAG
- a CDS encoding endonuclease/exonuclease/phosphatase family protein, translating into MSLLSLPGLVLTACNPETPVGPEGSARDTLRVLSFNIRYDNPEDGPDAWPHRKEAVADMIRSQAVDVAGLQEALKRQIDDLEALLPDYAWLGVGREDGMEQGEFAPIFYRRDRLDTLRWGTFWLSETPDIPGSRSWDAALERIATWAVLRDRQTSEAFLAVNTHFDHRGAEARTRSAELIVERLDELATAQSGEQGDEGTGSLPVLLTGDFNVREGSAPYAVLADAFSDALYASEQPHEGPMSTWNGFEAIVPGGRIDYIFVGDGVRVYAHRILPDKTANDRFPSDHLPVLAEIGFGK; encoded by the coding sequence ATGAGTCTGCTGAGTCTGCCGGGCCTTGTGCTGACGGCATGCAACCCGGAGACACCCGTAGGGCCGGAGGGAAGCGCACGAGATACGCTTCGCGTTCTGTCGTTCAATATCCGGTACGACAACCCGGAAGACGGCCCGGACGCCTGGCCCCATCGCAAGGAGGCGGTGGCGGACATGATCCGGTCCCAGGCGGTGGATGTTGCGGGACTTCAGGAAGCGCTGAAGAGGCAGATCGATGATCTGGAAGCGTTGCTGCCCGACTACGCATGGCTGGGCGTGGGCCGCGAGGACGGCATGGAACAGGGAGAGTTCGCCCCGATTTTCTACCGGCGCGACCGCCTGGATACCCTGCGGTGGGGCACATTCTGGCTGTCCGAAACGCCGGATATCCCCGGGAGCCGGTCATGGGATGCGGCGCTGGAGCGCATTGCAACCTGGGCGGTGCTGCGCGACCGGCAGACAAGCGAGGCGTTTCTGGCGGTCAACACGCATTTCGATCACCGGGGCGCGGAGGCCCGGACCCGCAGCGCGGAACTGATAGTCGAACGCCTCGACGAACTGGCAACCGCACAGTCGGGAGAACAGGGTGACGAAGGGACCGGGAGCCTGCCCGTCTTGCTTACGGGGGATTTCAATGTGCGAGAGGGTAGTGCTCCTTACGCTGTACTCGCAGATGCGTTTTCCGATGCCCTGTATGCTTCGGAGCAGCCCCACGAAGGGCCTATGTCCACCTGGAATGGTTTCGAGGCCATTGTGCCCGGGGGCCGAATAGACTACATCTTCGTCGGCGATGGCGTGCGTGTGTACGCCCATCGCATTCTGCCGGATAAGACTGCCAACGATCGCTTCCCGTCCGATCATCTGCCGGTGCTGGCGGAGATAGGATTTGGGAAGTAG
- a CDS encoding xylose isomerase: MSDSYRPQPEDKFTFGLWTVGNVGRDPFGEPVRAPFSPVEIVHMLADVGAFGVNFHDNDLVPIDATARERDEIVRSFKQALDERGLKVPMATTNLFTDPAFRDGAFTANDPAVRAYAIHKTMRAMDLGVECGATTYVFWGGREGTESDATKNPVDALGWMREALNFLCEYAVDQGYDLRFALEPKPNEPRGDIYFPTVGSMLGFIGTLDRPDMVGLNPEVAHEHMAGLNFTHAVAQAWDAGKLFHIDLNDQNPGRYDQDFRFAAHNLKPAFFLVKLLEEVGYDGPRHFDAHAYRTEDAEGVRDFARGCMRSYLILKEKAQAFAEDEAIQALLAEAQQASAEFPSYAGGYSRQAAEALREHSFDRGQLASRGLAYEKIDQLLTDLLLGVR; this comes from the coding sequence ATGTCCGATTCCTATCGCCCGCAGCCTGAAGACAAGTTCACCTTCGGTCTCTGGACCGTCGGAAACGTGGGCCGGGACCCGTTCGGAGAACCGGTCCGCGCGCCGTTCTCCCCCGTCGAAATCGTCCACATGTTGGCCGATGTGGGCGCCTTCGGGGTCAATTTCCATGACAACGATCTGGTGCCCATCGATGCGACGGCTCGGGAACGGGACGAAATCGTGCGTTCCTTCAAACAGGCGCTCGACGAGCGAGGCCTGAAGGTGCCGATGGCTACCACGAACCTGTTCACGGACCCGGCCTTCCGGGACGGAGCTTTCACCGCCAACGACCCGGCGGTCCGGGCGTACGCCATCCACAAAACCATGCGCGCCATGGATCTCGGCGTGGAATGCGGAGCCACGACGTATGTCTTCTGGGGAGGCCGCGAAGGGACCGAATCCGACGCCACGAAGAATCCGGTGGATGCGTTGGGCTGGATGCGGGAGGCCCTGAATTTTCTGTGCGAATATGCGGTGGATCAGGGGTACGACCTGCGTTTCGCGCTGGAGCCGAAGCCGAACGAGCCGCGCGGCGACATCTATTTTCCCACGGTGGGCTCCATGCTGGGATTCATCGGTACGCTGGATCGCCCCGACATGGTGGGCCTGAATCCCGAGGTGGCCCACGAACACATGGCCGGGCTGAACTTCACGCATGCCGTAGCGCAGGCGTGGGATGCGGGCAAGCTGTTCCATATCGACCTGAACGATCAGAATCCGGGCCGCTACGACCAGGATTTCCGGTTCGCCGCACACAACCTCAAGCCCGCGTTTTTCCTCGTGAAACTGCTGGAAGAGGTCGGCTACGACGGCCCGCGCCATTTCGACGCGCATGCCTATCGGACCGAAGATGCCGAGGGAGTCAGGGATTTTGCGCGCGGGTGCATGAGGAGTTACCTGATCCTCAAGGAGAAGGCGCAGGCGTTCGCGGAAGACGAGGCCATCCAGGCATTGCTTGCCGAGGCGCAGCAGGCCTCCGCCGAATTCCCGTCGTATGCGGGCGGCTATTCCCGGCAGGCGGCGGAAGCGCTGCGGGAGCATTCCTTTGACCGGGGCCAGTTGGCCTCTCGGGGCCTGGCCTACGAAAAAATCGACCAGTTGCTTACCGATCTCCTGCTCGGCGTGCGTTGA
- a CDS encoding TonB-dependent receptor codes for MRTVPILCVLAALAVLTDASLAQMPAEGSVARTLVTGTVTSGGLPVPFAHVGVAGATYGAAADADGAYRLEGIPAGTWTLVVSAVGYETAEYVIVLEEDEHLEQPIRLREAVIENEGVVVTGTLVETFVRDSPVKVDVVSSSYLAKTSTSNIMQAIDRVNGLRQQIDCGVCGTNNIRIYGMDGPYSAVLIDGMPVMSSLATVYGLNGISPALIRQVEVVKGPMSTLYGTEALAGVINIITKSPRVSPRFSAAAFANDHGEYSADFGFVPLRGSWSGLLSGTLAYNQRFVDQNSDRFTDIPLNKRISLFAKLGKTDRQGRQRLSLSGRYYAEDRLGGTRSFVDRFHTALRGSTEYYGETIRTERAELLGMYALTPDRGAWLEFAANDHVQDSYYGDQYYRARQGGVFGRLARQYRPGTRQSVLVGADLRGHSYDDNTGSTGRFDPAGRLLENRPDRRWIPGVFTQHEVSFARTMRLLSGLRVDRQRDHGWIFSPRLAFKARPHDRTTLRLNAGTGFRVVNLFTEDHAAYAGTRATVVLEDLDPERSWSAAASGEQIVPFGGNPLTLGVDVFHTHFSNKIEPDYSVPGEIRYANLDGFAVTRGVSATLSQNFGRPSLRYSVGFTAMDVFREEYGQRSPIEFASDYQGNASVTWTHSKRWTVDYTAVLTGPMKLPEYPPPFSRPAWSPAFATHDVQVTYDLDIAGSGVVQIYGSVRNVFGYAQPSPLVDPDRPFGESFDTTYVYGPLYGRTVSLGLRVMAL; via the coding sequence ATGCGCACCGTTCCGATCCTGTGCGTGCTGGCGGCGCTGGCTGTACTGACTGATGCTTCCTTAGCCCAGATGCCGGCGGAGGGATCCGTTGCCCGTACGCTTGTTACGGGCACCGTCACGTCCGGCGGTCTGCCGGTTCCGTTTGCCCATGTGGGGGTGGCGGGCGCAACGTACGGCGCCGCGGCCGATGCGGACGGCGCGTACCGTCTCGAAGGAATCCCTGCCGGAACGTGGACGCTGGTTGTTTCCGCCGTAGGGTACGAAACCGCCGAATACGTTATTGTACTGGAAGAGGATGAACACCTCGAACAGCCCATCCGGCTCCGGGAGGCCGTGATCGAGAACGAAGGCGTGGTGGTCACCGGCACGCTTGTGGAAACGTTTGTCCGGGATTCCCCGGTGAAGGTGGATGTCGTTTCGTCAAGCTACCTGGCGAAAACCTCCACCTCGAACATTATGCAGGCGATCGACCGGGTAAACGGTTTGCGCCAGCAGATCGATTGCGGGGTGTGCGGCACGAACAACATTCGCATCTACGGCATGGATGGGCCGTACTCCGCCGTACTGATCGACGGGATGCCCGTAATGAGCAGCCTTGCCACCGTGTATGGCCTGAACGGCATCAGCCCGGCGCTCATTCGGCAGGTGGAAGTGGTCAAGGGGCCGATGTCCACATTATACGGAACGGAGGCGCTCGCGGGCGTCATCAATATCATCACGAAATCCCCGCGCGTTTCGCCGAGATTCAGCGCCGCCGCCTTCGCCAACGATCATGGAGAATACTCGGCGGATTTCGGCTTCGTCCCGTTGCGGGGTTCCTGGAGCGGTTTGCTGTCGGGAACGCTTGCATACAACCAGCGCTTCGTGGATCAGAACAGCGACCGCTTCACGGATATTCCGCTGAACAAGCGCATCTCGTTATTTGCAAAACTCGGGAAAACAGACCGCCAGGGCCGGCAGCGCCTGAGTCTTTCCGGGCGCTATTATGCGGAGGACCGGCTCGGCGGCACTCGTTCTTTCGTGGATCGCTTCCATACCGCGCTGCGCGGATCTACGGAGTACTATGGCGAAACCATCCGCACGGAGCGCGCCGAATTGCTCGGTATGTATGCGCTGACGCCGGATCGGGGCGCGTGGCTGGAATTTGCGGCCAACGATCATGTACAGGACAGTTATTACGGAGACCAGTATTACCGGGCGCGTCAGGGCGGCGTCTTCGGTCGGTTGGCGCGGCAATACCGGCCCGGAACCCGCCAGTCCGTACTTGTCGGCGCGGACTTGCGCGGACACAGTTATGACGATAACACCGGATCGACCGGGCGTTTCGACCCTGCGGGCCGCCTGCTTGAAAATCGCCCCGACAGACGCTGGATCCCCGGCGTATTCACGCAGCACGAAGTGTCGTTTGCAAGGACCATGCGCCTGCTTTCAGGACTCCGGGTGGATCGTCAGCGCGACCATGGCTGGATATTTTCTCCGAGACTTGCTTTCAAGGCGCGGCCTCATGATCGCACGACGCTGCGTCTGAACGCCGGCACCGGATTCAGGGTTGTCAATCTGTTCACGGAAGATCATGCCGCCTACGCCGGGACGCGCGCGACCGTTGTGCTGGAAGATCTGGATCCGGAACGATCCTGGAGCGCTGCGGCCAGCGGCGAGCAGATCGTGCCGTTCGGCGGGAATCCGCTGACCCTTGGCGTGGATGTCTTCCATACGCATTTCTCGAATAAGATCGAACCCGATTACTCGGTCCCCGGCGAGATCCGGTACGCGAATCTGGACGGCTTTGCCGTGACACGCGGTGTGTCCGCAACCCTGTCGCAGAATTTCGGCAGGCCGTCCCTGCGTTATTCGGTCGGCTTCACGGCGATGGATGTGTTTCGGGAAGAATACGGGCAGCGCTCGCCGATCGAGTTCGCTTCTGATTATCAGGGCAATGCAAGCGTTACGTGGACGCATTCCAAACGCTGGACCGTCGACTACACGGCCGTGTTGACCGGCCCGATGAAACTTCCCGAATATCCGCCGCCTTTCTCCAGACCGGCATGGTCTCCTGCATTCGCCACGCACGATGTGCAGGTTACGTACGACCTGGATATCGCCGGGTCAGGCGTCGTGCAGATCTACGGGTCGGTCCGCAATGTGTTCGGATATGCCCAGCCCTCGCCGCTCGTTGACCCGGACCGTCCGTTCGGCGAATCCTTCGACACGACCTATGTATACGGTCCGCTGTACGGGCGCACCGTCAGTTTGGGATTGCGGGTGATGGCCCTTTAG
- a CDS encoding phosphoenolpyruvate hydrolase family protein, giving the protein MPFIPYEECLQRLRNQAAAGKPIIGAGAGTGISAKFAERGGVDLIIIYNSGRYRMAGRGSAAGLMAYGDANAIVMDMAGEVLPVVQDTPVLAGVCGTDPFRLMPVFLKQLKEMGFDGVQNFPTVGVIDGNFRQILEETGMSFDLEIEMIRVAHELDMLTCPYAFDEAQATALTEAGADIVVAHMNTTVKGSIGVNPDTAPTLAESAKRVQAIHDAAKAVNPDVLVLCHGGPIAEPDDVQYIFDHTEGIVGFFGASSVERLATEPAIEAQARRFKELRI; this is encoded by the coding sequence ATGCCATTCATTCCATACGAGGAGTGCCTGCAACGCCTTCGCAATCAGGCAGCGGCGGGCAAACCGATCATAGGCGCCGGCGCCGGAACCGGCATCTCCGCCAAGTTCGCCGAGCGCGGCGGCGTCGATCTCATCATCATCTATAATTCCGGGCGCTACCGCATGGCGGGCCGGGGCAGCGCGGCGGGCCTGATGGCCTACGGCGATGCGAACGCCATCGTCATGGACATGGCCGGCGAGGTCCTGCCGGTCGTCCAGGATACCCCTGTGCTGGCGGGCGTATGCGGCACCGATCCCTTCCGGCTGATGCCCGTCTTCCTGAAGCAACTCAAGGAAATGGGCTTCGACGGCGTCCAGAACTTCCCCACCGTGGGCGTGATCGACGGGAATTTCCGGCAGATTCTGGAGGAGACGGGCATGAGTTTCGACCTCGAAATCGAAATGATCCGCGTGGCGCACGAACTCGACATGCTCACCTGTCCGTACGCCTTCGATGAAGCCCAGGCCACTGCCCTGACCGAGGCCGGCGCGGATATCGTCGTGGCGCACATGAATACCACGGTGAAGGGATCCATCGGGGTGAATCCCGATACGGCGCCGACACTCGCGGAATCCGCAAAACGCGTACAGGCGATTCACGACGCAGCGAAAGCCGTCAATCCCGATGTGCTCGTGCTATGCCACGGCGGTCCCATCGCGGAGCCGGACGATGTGCAGTACATTTTCGACCACACAGAAGGCATCGTCGGGTTCTTCGGCGCGTCCAGCGTGGAACGGCTCGCCACCGAACCGGCTATCGAGGCGCAAGCGAGGCGGTTCAAGGAATTGCGGATATAG
- a CDS encoding UPF0261 family protein — MPRTILLIGTLDTKGTEYEYVRDLIRDRGFGTLTMDAGVLGEPGFIPDIPADEVAVAGGGSLAALRERADRGEAVDVMIRGVCRLTPELYEAGRFHGVLALGGGGGTNIAAAAMQTLPVGVPKLMVSTVVSGDVTPYVGVKDVTLMYSAVDIAGLNPLSRRILANAAGAICGMVGQDMPAAKDRPIVAASMFGVTTPCVNNIRERMEKAGYEMLVFHATGSGGRSMEGLIRDGYVAGVADMTTTEWCDEVVGGVLSAGPDRLTAAGEAGIPQVVSCGALDMVNFRAMHTVPEPFRERTLYRHNPNVTLMRTTAGECREIGQRIAENLNKTTGPTVLMLPLKGVSMLDREGEPFHDPEADEALFDALRRHVRPPVELVELDLHINDTAFADAVFERLIALMT; from the coding sequence ATGCCCCGGACCATCCTGCTCATCGGCACGCTCGACACGAAAGGCACGGAATACGAGTACGTGCGCGATCTCATCCGGGATCGGGGTTTCGGCACGCTGACCATGGATGCAGGCGTGCTCGGCGAGCCCGGCTTCATTCCGGACATTCCGGCGGACGAGGTAGCGGTGGCCGGAGGCGGTTCTCTGGCAGCGCTGCGGGAGCGGGCAGACCGGGGAGAAGCCGTCGATGTCATGATTCGCGGCGTCTGCCGTCTCACGCCGGAACTGTACGAGGCGGGCCGGTTCCACGGTGTGCTGGCGCTCGGCGGAGGGGGCGGCACGAACATCGCCGCCGCAGCGATGCAGACGCTGCCCGTCGGCGTTCCGAAACTGATGGTTTCGACGGTCGTCTCGGGGGATGTAACCCCTTATGTGGGCGTAAAGGACGTAACGCTGATGTATTCGGCGGTCGATATTGCGGGCCTGAACCCGCTGTCGCGACGTATTCTCGCCAATGCCGCCGGCGCCATCTGCGGGATGGTCGGACAGGACATGCCTGCGGCGAAAGACCGTCCCATCGTGGCCGCCTCCATGTTCGGCGTGACGACCCCCTGCGTGAACAACATTCGTGAGCGCATGGAAAAGGCCGGGTACGAGATGCTCGTTTTTCACGCCACAGGCTCCGGAGGACGCTCCATGGAAGGACTGATCCGGGACGGCTACGTGGCCGGCGTGGCGGATATGACCACTACGGAATGGTGCGACGAGGTGGTGGGCGGCGTGCTTTCCGCCGGTCCGGATCGCCTCACGGCGGCAGGCGAAGCGGGCATCCCCCAGGTCGTCTCGTGCGGAGCGCTCGATATGGTGAATTTCCGGGCCATGCATACCGTGCCCGAACCTTTTCGCGAACGCACCCTGTACCGGCACAACCCCAATGTAACGCTGATGCGCACGACCGCCGGAGAATGCCGGGAAATCGGGCAGCGCATCGCGGAAAACCTGAACAAGACCACGGGCCCGACGGTGCTCATGCTGCCGCTCAAGGGAGTCAGTATGCTCGACCGGGAAGGCGAACCCTTCCATGACCCGGAAGCGGATGAAGCCCTGTTCGATGCGCTGCGCCGGCACGTACGCCCTCCTGTCGAACTCGTGGAACTGGACCTCCACATCAACGACACAGCCTTCGCCGACGCGGTCTTCGAACGGCTGATCGCCCTGATGACGTAA
- a CDS encoding cupin domain-containing protein encodes MPDDRTLRFVTAAEAEVEEAPWGPHHWLCRPGLTEAEDLLMVRVHMPPGDAHQFHRHPALEEIIYVISGMAEQWVDEEKHLLGPGEMAHIPKDVVHATWNAGDEPLIFLAILSPATFEGPATVDMHEEEPWRSLKTPIDYPSSN; translated from the coding sequence ATGCCCGACGATCGAACCCTGCGTTTTGTCACCGCCGCAGAGGCGGAGGTGGAAGAAGCCCCCTGGGGGCCCCATCACTGGTTGTGCCGCCCCGGACTGACCGAGGCCGAAGACCTTCTTATGGTGCGGGTGCACATGCCGCCCGGGGATGCGCACCAGTTTCATCGCCATCCGGCCCTCGAAGAAATCATCTACGTGATTTCCGGAATGGCGGAGCAATGGGTGGACGAAGAAAAGCACCTGCTCGGTCCCGGCGAAATGGCCCACATTCCGAAAGATGTGGTGCACGCCACCTGGAATGCGGGGGACGAACCTCTGATCTTCCTCGCTATCCTGTCCCCCGCAACCTTCGAAGGGCCTGCCACCGTGGATATGCATGAGGAAGAACCCTGGCGTTCCCTCAAAACGCCCATCGACTACCCCTCGTCGAACTGA